CTGACGGCCCAGGCCCTGGCCTGGCAGCCTTCCGGAGAAACCGTGCCTCCCGCCCCGCAGGAGTTCCGCGCCGCATGGATTTCCACCGTCCACAACATCGACTGGCCCTCCCGTTCCGGCCTTTCCGGCGCCGCCCAGCGCTCGGAACTGCTGAATATCCTGAACACCTGCGCCCAGTTGAAGCTGAACGCCGTGTTCCTCCAGGTGCGTCCGAACGCGGACGCCCTGTACCGTTCCTTCCTGGAGCCCTGGAGCCAGTGGCTTTCCGGCCCCGGCGTCAACCCGGGCTACGATCCCCTGGCCTTCGCCATTCAGGAGGCCCACCGCCGCGGCATTGAACTGCACGCGTGGTTCAACCCCTTCCGCGCCAAGGCAAACGTGAACCACGCCGTGGGCCGCAACCACATTTCCCTGACGCGGCCGGACCTGATGAAGCGCAGCGGCTCCGTGCTGCTGATGAACCCCAGCGCCTCCGCCTCCCGCGACCACGCCATGAAAGTCATCCTGGACGTCGTGCGCCGCTACGACATCGACGGAGTGCATCTCGACGACTACTTCTACCCCTACCCCGCGCCGGGCAGAAGCTGGACCCCCGGCAGCTTCGGCGACGGCAAGTCGCCCTCCCAGCGGCGGGCCTACATTGACGACTTCGTGCATGACATGTACAAGTCCGTCAAATCCTCCAAGCCGTGGGTGCGCGTGGGCATCAGCCCGTTCGGCATCTGGCGCCCGGGCGTGCCTGCCGGAATCGAGGCCGGAGTGGATGCCTACGAGCACCTGGCCTGCGACGCCCGCAAATGGCTTTCCAAAGGATGGGTGGATTATCTGGCTCCGCAGCTTTACTGGCGGTGC
This genomic stretch from Akkermansia biwaensis harbors:
- a CDS encoding glycoside hydrolase family 10 protein, which gives rise to MDAQHPRHQIMTLSPFFHGLACSLLALTAQALAWQPSGETVPPAPQEFRAAWISTVHNIDWPSRSGLSGAAQRSELLNILNTCAQLKLNAVFLQVRPNADALYRSFLEPWSQWLSGPGVNPGYDPLAFAIQEAHRRGIELHAWFNPFRAKANVNHAVGRNHISLTRPDLMKRSGSVLLMNPSASASRDHAMKVILDVVRRYDIDGVHLDDYFYPYPAPGRSWTPGSFGDGKSPSQRRAYIDDFVHDMYKSVKSSKPWVRVGISPFGIWRPGVPAGIEAGVDAYEHLACDARKWLSKGWVDYLAPQLYWRCSPAKQSFPALMQWWAAQNTGRPVWPGIATARIMSSEDPGRPASEIAAQVNYSRSLARNAPGQCFWSVKSIMRNAGGIQRYLNKLYPSMAVPPAMPWCGAGTPGQPQNFTVADNGSTVTLSWQPSGNPVRKWAVQARYGSQWATRILLPGGQTRVTLPKSFLGDAGSIAVRGVSAYGAQGPAAAARR